In Coleofasciculus sp. FACHB-1120, one genomic interval encodes:
- a CDS encoding DUF3592 domain-containing protein produces the protein MSDKPGLMGLGGIFFVVGAGMVLGSFVNYHQKQDFIKSSSSTTGTIINLKLQVSRKSRAYFPVFQFQTPNGETIKVESNMGSNPPGYEIGQSVPIIYSPNNPSEAEINSFWSLWFAAIFLLGMGGLFAVIGLSMLVHALPFKKSKTTGDFADEESLIS, from the coding sequence ATGTCTGATAAGCCAGGGTTAATGGGACTGGGGGGTATATTTTTTGTAGTTGGAGCGGGTATGGTACTTGGCAGTTTTGTAAATTACCATCAAAAGCAAGATTTTATTAAAAGCTCATCCTCTACTACAGGTACAATCATTAATTTAAAACTTCAAGTATCTAGAAAATCGCGGGCTTATTTCCCTGTATTCCAATTTCAAACCCCCAATGGAGAAACGATAAAGGTTGAATCTAATATGGGGAGTAATCCACCCGGATATGAAATTGGGCAATCCGTGCCGATTATTTATAGCCCTAATAATCCGAGCGAAGCAGAGATAAACTCTTTTTGGTCACTTTGGTTTGCGGCGATATTTTTATTGGGAATGGGAGGTCTTTTTGCCGTAATAGGTTTAAGTATGCTTGTTCACGCTTTACCCTTCAAGAAATCTAAAACTACAGGGGATTTTGCTGATGAAGAATCTTTGATAAGCTAG